Proteins encoded in a region of the Anopheles aquasalis chromosome 2, idAnoAquaMG_Q_19, whole genome shotgun sequence genome:
- the LOC126568861 gene encoding DNA helicase MCM8-like isoform X1 yields MHSWPSSSLAQANRSASYDDLGWKLYFPNAEEPFPPSTMRLHVATIEQHFRNFPYEYSISLAREDHCFEFKLLLAKRDIHVRDRWSTLYEDFVSRPEYTIGIIGMAMYRNALRSNQKHYPLDNPAYLPVIKPWFHYFGPSVPIRSIGHSQIGKLVTTRGACTCQSHANEATESTRTLTLAENGYTISVAIEGGYLSKKMKGTIYVGDDLTLTGIVAQIDGHLILRAVSIQSIKNAPSTDKNGENPNLLDVSIRSRTSFPFKLLVQSLCPAMDGFESIKAGLLLALFSRSNGLHVLLVGGNNGLRQNLLQSCAQASPRGILIADPSQPMGLHCVKHGCGLSCINAGPLVLTDLGVCCIEEVKKVTDLENLFRIVHDQEASLRTADRLIKVPARTTLIAGTSIIEPDGSKAFLDCLALPRTVVEEFPLVFHLADCTDPNDKLVCPNGIRLNPEQSGSSKCSVEVPLVKQLRNLPEEPVELLSLEQIRNYIEHTRRCCRPQFTEHSRALLGDFFTQLHSVPSWLEWKTERNISNIESMVRARATMELCEEISCDHVMDTIRIIARSWYDKYDSDDRPPLLCLSAAGQARQAKVSTLRPFLQSLRLQSVSSGTRQFSTAALHCLARGISGAAGFEDELIEKLNVQGFLLKKSCGLYELIG; encoded by the exons ATGCATTCGTGGCCAAGCTCATCACTGGCACAAGCTAATCGTTCTGCTTCATATGACGATTTGGGCTGGAAACTTTATTTTCCCAACGCTG AAGAACCGTTCCCTCCCTCCACTATGCGGTTGCACGTAGCCACAATCGAACAACATTTTAGAAACTTTCCGTACGAATATTCTATATCGTTGGCACGAGAAGATCATTGTTTTGAGTTTAAACTGCTGCTTGCCAAGCGTGATATACACGTTCGGGATCGATGGTCTACGTTGTATGAGGATTTCGTTAGCAGACCTGAGTATACCATTGGCATCATCGGAATGGCAATGTACCGGAATGCTTTGCGCAGTAACCAGAAGCACTATCCGCTCGATAATCCCGCTTATTTGCCGGTAATTAAACCGTGGTTCCATTATTTCGGTCCCAGCGTGCCGATACGAAGCATTGGTCATAGTCAGATAGGCAAATTAGTCACCACACGTGGCGCTTGCACTTGTCAATCACACGCAAACGAAGCAACGGAATCGACAAGAACACTCACACTTGCAGAGAACGGATACACGATTTCCGTTGCAATCGAAGGTGGCTATTTGTCTAAGAAGATGAAAGGCACCATCTATGTTGGTGACGATCTAACACTAACTGGCATCGTGGCGCAAATCGATGGCCATCTCATTTTACGTGCTGTATCGATACAGAGTATCAAAAACGCTCCATCAACCGATAAAAACGGAGAAAATCCGAATTTACTCGATGTATCTATACGAAGTCGCACCTCTTTTCCGTTCAAACTTTTAGTGCAATCCCTGTGTCCTGCAATGGATGGATTCGAAAGCATTAAGGCTGGCTTGCTACTTGCCCTGTTCAGCAGGAGCAATGGTTTGCACGTTTTGCTGGTTGGAGGCAACAATGGGCTAAGACAAAACCTTCTGCAAAGCTGTGCTCAAGCATCACCGAGAGGCATTCTGATAGCTGATCCTTCCCAGCCAATGGGATTGCATTGCGTGAAGCATGGCTGTGGTCTAAGCTGCATCAATGCTGGCCCCTTAGTACTCACTGACTTGGGTGTCTGTTGTAtagaggaagtaaaaaaaGTAACGGATTTAGAAAATCTGTTCAGAATAGTTCACGATCAAGAGGCATCGTTACGCACTGCTGATCGTCTGATTAAAGTACCTGCCAGAACAACACTAATCGCTGGTACATCGATCATTGAACCGGATGGCTCGAAAGCGTTTCTAGATTGTCTGGCATTACCTCGAACAGTGGTCGAAGAGTTTCCCTTAGTTTTCCACTTGGCAGACTGTACCGATCCGAACGATAAGCTCGTTTGCCCAAACGGAATACGACTAAACCCGGAACAGTCTGGCAGCAGTAAGTGCAGCGTAGAAGTGCCACTTGTAAAGCAGCTTCGAAACCTTCCCGAAGAACCCGTTGAGCTTCTGTCGCTGGAGCAGATTCGCAATTATATCG AACACACACGCCGCTGCTGTCGACCACAGTTTACGGAACATTCGAGAGCACTGTTGGGCGATTTTTTCACCCAATTACACTCGGTGCCATCGTGGCTGGagtggaaaacggaaaggaatATCAGCAATATCGAGAGCATGGTTCGGGCCCGAGCGACGATGGAGCTTTGTGAGGAAATCTCCTGCGATCATGTGATGGATACGATCCGTATCATCGCTCGAAGCTGGTACGATAAATATGACTCTGACGATAGACCACCGCTGCTCTGCCTATCGGCAGCGGGCCAAGCACGCCAAGCGAAAGTCTCCACTCTACGGCCGTTTCTTCAATCTTTGCGCCTACAATCCGTCTCTTCCGGAACGAGGCAGTTTTCAACAGCTGCACTCCACTGTTTGGCGCGCGGGATTAGTGGGGCCGCTGGTTTCGAGGATGAGCTGATCGAAAAACTGAATGTGCAAGGCTTTTTGCTGAAGAAATCATGCGGCTTGTATGAGCTGATAGGCTGA
- the LOC126568861 gene encoding DNA helicase MCM8-like isoform X2, whose amino-acid sequence MHSWPSSSLAQANRSASYDDLGWKLYFPNAEPFPPSTMRLHVATIEQHFRNFPYEYSISLAREDHCFEFKLLLAKRDIHVRDRWSTLYEDFVSRPEYTIGIIGMAMYRNALRSNQKHYPLDNPAYLPVIKPWFHYFGPSVPIRSIGHSQIGKLVTTRGACTCQSHANEATESTRTLTLAENGYTISVAIEGGYLSKKMKGTIYVGDDLTLTGIVAQIDGHLILRAVSIQSIKNAPSTDKNGENPNLLDVSIRSRTSFPFKLLVQSLCPAMDGFESIKAGLLLALFSRSNGLHVLLVGGNNGLRQNLLQSCAQASPRGILIADPSQPMGLHCVKHGCGLSCINAGPLVLTDLGVCCIEEVKKVTDLENLFRIVHDQEASLRTADRLIKVPARTTLIAGTSIIEPDGSKAFLDCLALPRTVVEEFPLVFHLADCTDPNDKLVCPNGIRLNPEQSGSSKCSVEVPLVKQLRNLPEEPVELLSLEQIRNYIEHTRRCCRPQFTEHSRALLGDFFTQLHSVPSWLEWKTERNISNIESMVRARATMELCEEISCDHVMDTIRIIARSWYDKYDSDDRPPLLCLSAAGQARQAKVSTLRPFLQSLRLQSVSSGTRQFSTAALHCLARGISGAAGFEDELIEKLNVQGFLLKKSCGLYELIG is encoded by the exons ATGCATTCGTGGCCAAGCTCATCACTGGCACAAGCTAATCGTTCTGCTTCATATGACGATTTGGGCTGGAAACTTTATTTTCCCAACGCTG AACCGTTCCCTCCCTCCACTATGCGGTTGCACGTAGCCACAATCGAACAACATTTTAGAAACTTTCCGTACGAATATTCTATATCGTTGGCACGAGAAGATCATTGTTTTGAGTTTAAACTGCTGCTTGCCAAGCGTGATATACACGTTCGGGATCGATGGTCTACGTTGTATGAGGATTTCGTTAGCAGACCTGAGTATACCATTGGCATCATCGGAATGGCAATGTACCGGAATGCTTTGCGCAGTAACCAGAAGCACTATCCGCTCGATAATCCCGCTTATTTGCCGGTAATTAAACCGTGGTTCCATTATTTCGGTCCCAGCGTGCCGATACGAAGCATTGGTCATAGTCAGATAGGCAAATTAGTCACCACACGTGGCGCTTGCACTTGTCAATCACACGCAAACGAAGCAACGGAATCGACAAGAACACTCACACTTGCAGAGAACGGATACACGATTTCCGTTGCAATCGAAGGTGGCTATTTGTCTAAGAAGATGAAAGGCACCATCTATGTTGGTGACGATCTAACACTAACTGGCATCGTGGCGCAAATCGATGGCCATCTCATTTTACGTGCTGTATCGATACAGAGTATCAAAAACGCTCCATCAACCGATAAAAACGGAGAAAATCCGAATTTACTCGATGTATCTATACGAAGTCGCACCTCTTTTCCGTTCAAACTTTTAGTGCAATCCCTGTGTCCTGCAATGGATGGATTCGAAAGCATTAAGGCTGGCTTGCTACTTGCCCTGTTCAGCAGGAGCAATGGTTTGCACGTTTTGCTGGTTGGAGGCAACAATGGGCTAAGACAAAACCTTCTGCAAAGCTGTGCTCAAGCATCACCGAGAGGCATTCTGATAGCTGATCCTTCCCAGCCAATGGGATTGCATTGCGTGAAGCATGGCTGTGGTCTAAGCTGCATCAATGCTGGCCCCTTAGTACTCACTGACTTGGGTGTCTGTTGTAtagaggaagtaaaaaaaGTAACGGATTTAGAAAATCTGTTCAGAATAGTTCACGATCAAGAGGCATCGTTACGCACTGCTGATCGTCTGATTAAAGTACCTGCCAGAACAACACTAATCGCTGGTACATCGATCATTGAACCGGATGGCTCGAAAGCGTTTCTAGATTGTCTGGCATTACCTCGAACAGTGGTCGAAGAGTTTCCCTTAGTTTTCCACTTGGCAGACTGTACCGATCCGAACGATAAGCTCGTTTGCCCAAACGGAATACGACTAAACCCGGAACAGTCTGGCAGCAGTAAGTGCAGCGTAGAAGTGCCACTTGTAAAGCAGCTTCGAAACCTTCCCGAAGAACCCGTTGAGCTTCTGTCGCTGGAGCAGATTCGCAATTATATCG AACACACACGCCGCTGCTGTCGACCACAGTTTACGGAACATTCGAGAGCACTGTTGGGCGATTTTTTCACCCAATTACACTCGGTGCCATCGTGGCTGGagtggaaaacggaaaggaatATCAGCAATATCGAGAGCATGGTTCGGGCCCGAGCGACGATGGAGCTTTGTGAGGAAATCTCCTGCGATCATGTGATGGATACGATCCGTATCATCGCTCGAAGCTGGTACGATAAATATGACTCTGACGATAGACCACCGCTGCTCTGCCTATCGGCAGCGGGCCAAGCACGCCAAGCGAAAGTCTCCACTCTACGGCCGTTTCTTCAATCTTTGCGCCTACAATCCGTCTCTTCCGGAACGAGGCAGTTTTCAACAGCTGCACTCCACTGTTTGGCGCGCGGGATTAGTGGGGCCGCTGGTTTCGAGGATGAGCTGATCGAAAAACTGAATGTGCAAGGCTTTTTGCTGAAGAAATCATGCGGCTTGTATGAGCTGATAGGCTGA
- the LOC126569002 gene encoding cytochrome P450 4d2-like, whose translation MCWTVLLLLGVIISLLVLFDWKANRYEHIPGPRRWPFIGAIVSFLGVGPVGIFAQLIAFGKTYGKVYKLDFFNDYIIVYSSPEAVEVIVTSPAFAAKSQEYDKVSEWIGNGLLVSRGPKWFSRRKVITPGFHFKILEDFVPTFNRQAESFCLKLEALMREPGRESIDIFPELKLLTLGIICETAMGVDSVEDAAQQAYYTRIVEELSSIVYWRVFNMFVYFDALFRLTSTSRLFDELVRKSWNFTLSMIDKRRKINEDTMRANGAGEQADETFGKRKRALLDTLLEARIDGKPLTDDDIREEVDTFTFAGHDTTASAMTFLLYNVAKHPEVQERLYEEILDEIGSEFTEITLSTLNNLRYMDLVLKESLRLYPPVPMIARIATDDTEVLGERIIRGTSVVLDIFLMHRSEDYFHDPDQFDPTRFEGMRDADTFNPYTYIPFSAGSRNCIGQKYAQYAIKSALVKILQHFTVRLTRDNYEPTLKAEMVLKPATGLPLQFVRRH comes from the exons atgTGCTGGACAGTGTTGCTTCTGTTGGGAGTGATCATTTCGTTGTTGGTCCTTTTCGACTGGAAGGCGAATCGGTATGAACACATTCCAGGACCACGGCGTTGGCCGTTTATTGGAGCTATTGTCTCATTTCTGGGCGTTGGTCCTGTCG GAATATTTGCTCAACTGATCGCGTTCGGAAAAACGTACGGGAAGGTGTACAAGCTGGATTTTTTCAATGACTATATCATCGTCTATTCGTCACCTGAGGCAGTTGAG GTCATTGTAACATCGCCCGCCTTTGCGGCCAAGTCACAGGAATACGATAAGGTATCAGAATGGATCGGCAATGGGCTGCTCGTGTCTCGGGGGCCCAAGTGGTTCAGCCGAAGGAAGGTTATCACGCCAGGGTTTCATTTCAAAATATTGGAGGATTTTGTACCGACCTTTAATCGGCAGGCGGAATCATTCTGCCTCAAGCTGGAAGCACTGATGCGAGAACCCGGCCGGGAGTCGATCGATATCTTTCCCGAGCTGAAGCTACTGACGCTCGGCATCATCTGTGAAACGGCCATGGGTGTGGACAGTGTGGAAGATGCCGCACAGCAAGCATACTACACTCGAATAGTGGAGGAACTGAGCTCCATTGTTTATTGGCGTGTATTCAACatgtttgtttactttgaCGCTTTGTTCCGGCTAACCAGCACGAGTCGTCTTTTCGACGAGCTGGTAAGGAAATCGTGGAACTTTACGCTAAGCATGATCGATAAACGAAGAAAGATTAACGAAGATACTATGCGGGCCAATGGAGCTGGTGAGCAGGCAGATGAAACATTTGGAAAGCGTAAGAGAGCGTTGCTTGATACGTTGCTTGAAGCGCGGATCGATGGTAAACCGCTAACGGATGACGACATTCGGGAAGAAGTGGACACTTTTACATTTGCC GGTCACGATACGACTGCATCAGCCATGACGTTTCTGCTATACAACGTCGCTAAGCATCCTGAGGTCCAAGAGCGCCTATATGAAGAAATTTTGGATGAAATCGGATCAGAGTTTACAGAAATAACGCTGAG cacACTGAACAATCTTCGTTACATGGATCTGGTTCTCAAGGAGTCCCTTCGACTGTATCCACCCGTGCCGATGATAGCACGTATCGCGACCGACGATACAGAAGTGTTGGGTGAACGTATAATACGCGGAACTAGTGTGGTTTTGGACATCTTCCTCATGCACCGAAGTGAAGACTATTTCCATGATCCAGATCAATTTGATCCAACGCGGTTCGAAGGAATGCGCGATGCTGACACGTTCAATCCTTATACATACATACCATTTAGTGCCGGCAGTCGGAACTGCATCGGACAGAAGTATGCCCAATACGCGATAAAAAGCGCGCTCGTGAAGATTCTGCAGCATTTCACCGTGCGATTGACACGGGACAATTATGAGCCAACATTGAAAGCCGAAATGGTACTCAAACCCGCCACAGGACTGCCGCTGCAATTCGTGAGAAGGCATTGA